A genome region from Panicum virgatum strain AP13 chromosome 4K, P.virgatum_v5, whole genome shotgun sequence includes the following:
- the LOC120705179 gene encoding uncharacterized protein LOC120705179, with translation MEIEQDALADVALLRAQDSSGRYDDVIEMFSRLRQKAKRLVQVVTCRQTDDVILDRAASATGDRPPRPPMISAGTGMTVQLPRTPLADIVGPSMYQHATMSTPPRPFVSGVPPTGYPQPGFVGFNPSMAPGTTVLGLLIRLRRVTVLVLLSTRWTWASTSDSHSRRKTLRPLLRTMRYMRMWHQDGRLGLPSASLQ, from the exons ATGGAGATAGAGCAGGATGCCTTAGCAGATGTTGCGTTGCTTCGTGCCCAGGACTCAAGCGGGCGGTATGATGATGTTATTGAGATGTTCTCTCGCCTTCGACAAAAGGCGAAGCGTCTGGTTCAAGTCGTCACATGCCGACAAACAGACGACGTCATCCTGGACCGTGCCGCCTCAGCTACCGGGGATAGGCCACCACGACCTCCTATGATTTCTGCAGGTACAGGCATGACCGTCCAGCTCCCACGTACTCCACTTGCTGACATAGTGGGGCCGTCGATGTATCAGCATGCTACCATGTCTACCCCGCCAAGACCTTTCGTGTCCGGGGTGCCACCTACAGGTTACCCGCAACCAGGCTTCGTAGGGTTCAACCCATCCATGGCCCCAG GCACGACGGTTCTGGGACTTCTTATTCGGCTTCGGAGGGTTACGGTTTTGGTGCTACTCAGCACAAGATGGACTTGGGCCAGTACTTCAGATTCCCACAGCCGACGCAAGACACTCAGGCCATTGTTGAGGACGATGCGGTACATGCGGATGTGGCACCAAGATGGGAGGTTAGGCCTACCGTCCGCTTCTCTCCAGTAG
- the LOC120703680 gene encoding serine/threonine-protein kinase 19-like isoform X3 — translation MIALQLMRTQFPKLEKLVVQPFVLQSQLYSSVKDRTQVDRDLESFKKDKVLRIFKLSSGQDDHAIMFMDDYLKQVAFAIKRSGGEDQDGSEVFEWFERYVVPSKLDVSINQLELCSLLSRGGDVTDKHITLLMNAGLLTRQLIDPNIYWFAIPRIGPILKGLSQGRKEILSLLNRKKYKEMLLSSLEKTKLRLSPLDTRFLLRDLIGSGHIKTVPTPTGLLARITRY, via the exons CTTGTGGTGCAGCCATTCGTTTTGCAGTCACAATTGTATAGCAGTGTGAAGGATAGAACACAAGTTGACAGAGACTTGGAG TCATTCAAGAAAGACAAAGTGCTGCGTATATTCAAACTTAGTTCTGGGCAGGATGATCATGCAATCATGTtcatggatgattatttgaaACAG GTTGCTTTTGCAATTAAGCGGTCCGGGGGTGAAGACCAAGATGGTAGTGAAGTGTTTGAGTGGTTTGAGAGATATGTTGTCCCTTCAAAACTGGATGTTAGCATTAATCAATTAGAACTG TGTTCACTGTTATCACGCGGTGGTGATGTTACAGACAAACATATAACACTTTTGATGAATGCTGGTCTTTTG ACACGCCAACTTATTGATCCAAACATTTACTGGTTTGCTATTCCGAGAATTGGCCCCATATTGAAAGGCCTATCCCAG GGTAGGAAGGAAATTCTTTCGCTGTTGAACCGCAAAAAGTATAAGGAGATGCTACTCTCTTCACTGGAGAAGACAAAGCTAAGATTATCTCCTCTTGATACGCGATTCCTCCTCCGCGATTTGATTGGATCCGGTCACATAAAAACAGTTCCGACGCCCACTGGTTTACTTGCTCGCATAACAAGATATTGA
- the LOC120703679 gene encoding uncharacterized protein LOC120703679 yields MQRAIAEELKLDRGTMAMFDNQDEEDDFNGLDKDSRDVIASIATEIDRTLRDCKFMMIFLNGSHNEVDVTRFGIPQMTEFRNNKMIWTFKRRLLTIHSRSSETAAKLRYSHLFLSAALVHGEYQIREPEFCALVHGEATTIVARHQMLDMDTTMVTECCLFELSQHYNFHCITRLGWAVHSSNYWICAGIIEGNKEMEIRNALHGEIRWECDAPLLHRVLEKLNPTFSVKKITKPLAVSTRCLVKDRWIWITSQEHEVDGMQDIPVRASSVFLALERPGHLQPSERSDYPPALEGQDCPAVLPSDMFKYSRSLAVLVLSYCAFSFASPPFLMCNSLRFLGLDNCKHKPSEQYCDTDAEWTFLLSLWVLEIRYTEWDEILSREKMDLMSNLKELNIEGVRSWQYINQLRKILPHLYRLRITNPRIYQAETTDADDSFMDKGKLQILDLSGNREMKVVPSRLSKASSLQVLLLDGCLGLECVIAPHTLPSSLISFSLDGYGAASHWTPAINLLPPKNLRPSSTGQKDAKISMICLEGCTSLENLFLRGLPNLVELDLSGTGIKILDFTTMVMQVTCLRRLFLLGCERLVAIRWDQKSRYAIHPQLELLCIDTRAGTGYSRPSINHTKKSFRLQIHAILSDARLARSLWPAIDCYRGKGSLVDVYFNILVTYMPIVYSSGEDAQPEATHRMLAEAKQYDDVHATAGDAPMQDFPQAPITDLNRHVGISQGSRGLESELLGYFPARNNLALLMRRCADSLHLHDIDISTSANMPMNEWDYLRQCHVERCPNLDTVFRGTYGFEAMETIWASDLLMARCIWSKRGSYHHYSSFGELQQLNLRACPRLRFVLPLWASSLPRLETLHIINCMDLRHVFVLDEGPRNIPQSDDHPPA; encoded by the coding sequence ATGCAGAGAGCAATTGCCGAGGAACTGAAACTTGACCGTGGAACAATGGCTATGTTTGATAACCAGGATGAGGAGGATGACTTCAATGGACTGGATAAAGACTCTAGGGATGTGATAGCAAGTATTGCAACAGAGATTGATCGAACATTGAGGGACTGTAAATTTATGATGATTTTTCTTAATGGAAGTCATAATGAGGTCGACGTCACTAGATTTGGCATTCCACAGATGACGGAATTCCGTAACAACAAAATGATATGGACATTCAAGAGAAGGTTGCTGACGATTCATAGCCGCAGTTCTGAGACAGCAGCAAAGTTAAGATACAGCCACCTTTTCCTCTCTGCTGCACTTGTGCATGGAGAGTATCAGATCAGAGAGCCAGAATTTTGTGCACTGGTGCATGGAGAGGCTACTACCATAGTTGCTCGGCACCAAATGCTGGATATGGACACAACAATGGTGACAGAATGTTGCCTCTTTGAGCTATCCCAACATTATAATTTCCACTGTATCACTAGATTGGGTTGGGCTGTTCATTCTTCTAACTACTGGATATGTGCTGGAATCATAGAAGGCAATAAAGAAATGGAGATCAGAAATGCATTGCATGGAGAGATAAGATGGGAGTGCGATGCTCCTTTGCTTCATCGTGTGCTTGAAAAATTGAATCCTACCTTTTCAGTAAAGAAGATTACAAAGCCTCTAGCTGTTTCTACGAGGTGTCTAGTTAAAGATCGTTGGATTTGGATCACCTCCCAGGAACATGAAGTGGATGGTATGCAAGATATACCAGTAAGAGCATCATCGGTCTTCTTGGCATTGGAAAGACCAGGTCACCTACAACCATCTGAAAGATCAGATTATCCACCAGCACTTGAAGGACAAGATTGCCCAGCCGTATTGCCATCTGACATGTTCAAATATTCCAGGAGCCTTGCTGTGCTGGTTCTCTCTTATTGTGCCTTCAGTTTTGCATCACCGCCTTTCCTCATGTGCAATAGCCTAAGATTCCTTGGTTTGGACAACTGTAAGCACAAGCCAAGTGAACAATATTGTGATACAGATGCAGAGTGGACATTCTTGCTTAGTCTATGGGTGCTCGAGATACGCTACACAGAATGGGACGAGATCCTATCCAGAGAGAAGATGGATCTCATGAGTAACCTGAAGGAGTTAAATATAGAGGGAGTTAGGAGCTGGCAGTACATCAATCAACTAAGGAAAATACTACCCCACCTTTATAGGCTAAGGATTACCAATCCTAGGATTTATCAAGCGGAAACAACAGATGCAGATGACTCATTTATGGACAAGGGAAAGCTACAAATACTTGATCTGTCTGGCAACAGGGAGATGAAAGTTGTACCAAGTAGACTATCAAAGGCAAGTAGCCTTCAGGTGCTTCTTCTTGATGGCTGCCTTGGACTTGAATGTGTTATTGCACCTCATACGCTTCCATCATCTCTCATTTCCTTCAGCCTCGATGGCTATGGAGCAGCATCCCATTGGACACCAGCTATTAATCTACTACCTCCTAAAAATTTGCGTCCATCTTCTACAGGTCAGAAGGATGCCAAGATCTCCATGATATGCCTAGAGGGCTGTACGAGTTTGGAGAATTTGTTTCTGCGTGGACTACCTAATCTTGTGGAGCTGGACCTGTCAGGAACTGGAATCAAAATACTTGACTTTACAACTATGGTGATGCAAGTCACATGTCTCAGACGATTGTTTCTGCTGGGCTGTGAGCGCCTTGTTGCGATAAGATGGGATCAGAAGAGTCGATACGCTATACATCCACAACTAGAGCTCCTATGCATTGACACACGAGCTGGGACTGGATATTCTCGGCCATCCATAAACCATACCAAAAAGTCCTTCAGGCTGCAGATACATGCCATTCTTTCGGACGCAAGGCTTGCTCGATCCTTGTGGCCAGCAATAGACTGCTACAGAGGCAAGGGCAGCCTTGTGGATGTTTATTTTAATATCCTTGTCACCTATATGCCTATTGTTTATAGCAGTGGGGAGGATGCTCAACCTGAAGCTACCCACAGGATGCTTGCAGAGGCAAAGCAGTATGATGATGTCCATGCCACGGCTGGTGATGCTCCAATGCAGGATTTCCCACAGGCTCCGATTACCGATTTGAATCGCCATGTAGGGATTTCCCAGGGGAGCCGTGGTCTGGAGAGCGAACTGCTTGGATATTTCCCTGCGCGTAATAATTTGGCTCTTCTGATGAGAAGGTGTGCTGACTCCCTGCACCTGCATGACATTGACATCTCAACCAGTGCAAACATGCCCATGAATGAATGGGATTACCTTAGGCAATGCCATGTGGAGAGGTGCCCCAATTTGGATACCGTCTTTCGAGGAACATATGGCTTCGAGGCTATGGAGACTATTTGGGCATCGGATCTCCTGATGGCCCGCTGCATCTGGAGCAAACGTGGTTCCTATCACCATTACAGCTCCTTTGGGGAACTGCAGCAGCTGAACCTGCGTGCCTGCCCCAGACTCCGGTTCGTGCTTCCACTGTGGGCTTCCTCCCTCCCCAGATTGGAGACACTCCACATCATCAACTGCATGGATCTGAGGCATGTATTCGTGCTGGACGAAGGCCCGCGTAACATTCCCCAATCTGACGACCATCCACCTGCATAA
- the LOC120702141 gene encoding putative UDP-rhamnose:rhamnosyltransferase 1 has translation MHVVLLPWLAFGHILPFTELAKRIARQGHRVTLLSTPNTTRRLIDIPPDLGGLIRVVDVALPRVEHLPEGAEASIDLPSDDLRPYLRLACDTALAGALSDALRAPEPPRPDWVLTDYAVYWAPAAAARHGVPCAYLSLYSAAVLSFFGPPEALMGRGRHAKTAPEHLTEVPDFVPFPTAVAYRGHEAREMFMPAAVPDVSGVAELYRSGMSIHGSQVVGIRSSRELEPEWLRLLAELYQKPVIPVGLFPPPPAQGVAGHEATLRWLDGQAPGSVVYAAFGSEAKLTGARLETIALGLEASGLPFLWAFRAPGGDAGTGGEGGSGTRGLPAGFEERVSGRGVVCRGWVPQVSFLAHGSVGAFLTHAGWNSVTEGLANGVKLGLNARHLVEKKMGVEVARGEEDGSFAPEDIAAALRRVMVEDDAEEFGVKAKELARVLGNDEANDLCLRDFLRYLSEHSRGP, from the exons ATGCACGTCGTGCTGCTGCCATGGCTGGCCTTCGGCCACATCCTCCCCTTCACGGAGCTCGCCAAGCGCATAGCTCGGCAGGGCCACCGGGTCACCCTCCTCTCCACTCCGAACACCACCCGCCGGCTCATCGACATCCCTCCCGACCTCGGCGGCCTCATCCGCGTCGTGGACGTCGCACTGCCGCGCGTCGAGCACCTGCCCGAGGGCGCCGAGGCGAGCATCGACCTCCCCTCCGACGACCTCCGCCCGTACCTGCGCCTGGCCTGCGACACCGCCTTAGCCGGCGCGCTGTCGGACGCCTTGCGggcgccggagccgccgcggccggacTGGGTCCTCACCGACTACGCCGTGTACtgggcgcccgcggcggcggcgaggcacggCGTGCCGTGCGCGTACCTCAGCCTCtacagcgccgccgtgctcaGCTTCTTCGGCCCGCCGGAGGCGCTCATGGGCCGCGGGAGGCACGCCAAGACGGCGCCGGAGCACCTCACCGAGGTCCCCGACTTCGTGCCGTTCCCGACCGCCGTCGCGTACCGCGGCCACGAGGCGCGCGAGATGTTCATGCCGGCCGCCGTCCCGGATGTGTCCGGCGTGGCGGAGCTCTACCGCTCCGGCATGTCCATCCATGGCAGCCAGGTAGTGGGCATCCGGAGCAGCAGGGAGCTCGAGCCGGAGTGGCTGCGGCTGCTCGCCGAGCTGTACCAGAAGCCGGTGATCCCCGTGGGGCtgttccctccgccgccggcgcagggcGTCGCCGGCCACGAGGCAACGCTGCGGTGGCTGGACGGGCAGGCTCCCGGCTCCGTCGTGTACGCGGCCTTCGGCAGCGAGGCGAAGCTGACCGGCGCGCGGCTGGAGACGATCGCGCTCGGCTTGGAGGCCTCCGGCCTGCCGTTCCTCTGGGCATTCCGGGCtcccggcggcgacgccggcacCGGAGGAGAAGGCGGCAGCGGCACGCGCGGCTTGCCGGCCGGCTTCGAGGAGCGGGTCAGCGGGCGCGGAGTCGTGTGCCGAGGCTGGGTGCCTCAGGTGAGCTTCCTGGCCCACGGATCCGTCGGAGCGTTCCTGACGCACGCCGGCTGGAACTCCGTCACCGAGGGCCTGGCGAACGGCGTCAAGCTG GGCCTCAACGCCAGGCATCTCGTGGAGAAGAAGATGGGCGTCGAGGTGGCGCGGGGCGAGGAGGACGGCTCGTTCGCGCCCGAGGACATCGCGGCTGCCCTGAGGAGGGTCATGGTGGAGGACGACGCCGAGGAGTTTGGGGTTAAGGCCAAAGAGCTCGCCAGAGTGCTTGGAAATGACGAGGCCAATGATCTGTGCCTGCGAGATTTTCTGAGGTACCTGTCAGAACACAGCAGGGGCCCATAA